The DNA region TGTGGATAATTTTATCAATGTTGCAGGAATTGAATCTCCAGGACTTTCCAGTGCGCCAGCCATTGCAGAAATGGTCAGGGATATAGTAGTACAGAAGCTTTCACCAGATAAGAATAAAGACTTTAATCCTATTAGAAAAGGCATTCCTAAATTTAGAGAATTGAGTAATGGGGAAAGATCAAAGCTGATAGCTGAAAATAGAGCTTATGGAAGAATTGTTTGCAGGTGCGAGATTGTTACTGAAGGGGAAATTGTAAATTCAATTAAAAGACCTCTTGGAGCAAGAACTTTAGATGGTGTAAAAAGAAGAACCAGAGCAGGCATGGGTAAATGTCAATCAGGATTTTGTTCAAATAAAATAGTTGATATTTTATCAAGGGAGCTGCTCACATCTCCTGAAGATGTGAGCAAATTTGGCAGTGGTTCAAAGATACTAATAGGAAAAATAAAGGAATAGGATTATTTAATATTAGTAAAAAAGATTTGAACTCATACCAGATAGCTATTGAAGTTTCTGTTTATCCGATGACTAGTCGCTGGATAATTCATCTAAACTTGGTGGTAGTACAAACTCCCACCAAGTAAGATTCATTGATCAATAAGAAAGATAGCACTGGGATTTTAAAGTATAGAGAGAGGAAGGTTAGAATAATGCAGCAATATGATATTGTAATTATTGGCGGGGGACCGGCAGGTCTTGCTGCTGCAATAAAGGCAAAAGAAGAGGGTATTGAAAATATATTGATACTGGAAAGAGATAATAAACTTGGCGGCATACTAAATCAATGTATTCATAATGGATTTGGCATTCATACCTTTAAGGAAGAACTAACAGGACCCGAATACGCACAAAGATTTATAGATAAGGCAATTTATATGAAAATTCCTTATAAATTAAATACCATGGTAATTGATTTAACAGAGGACAAAAAAATTACTGCAGTAAATGACGTAGATGGAATTATAGAAATCCAGGCTAAAGCTATTGTGTTAGCAATGGGCTGTAGGGAGAGACCAAGGGGAGCTATTAATATACCTGGAAGCAGATGTGCAGGCGTATATTCAGCTGGTACTGCACAAAAGTTTGTAAATATAGAGGGGTATATGCCAGGAAAAGAAATTGTAATACTTGGTTCAGGTGATATTGGACTTATTATGGCAAGAAGAATGACCTTTGAAGGAGCTAAGGTAAAGGCAGTAGTCGAGGTGATGCCATATTCAGGAGGACTAAAGAGAAATATAGTTCAGTGTCTGGATGATTATGATATCCCACTTAAATTGTCTCATACAGTAACAAATATAAAGGGTAAGGATAGAGTAGAGGGTGTTACCATAGCAGAAGTAGATAATAATAGAAAGCCAATTAAGGGAACTGAAGAATTTATTAGTTGTGACACTGTACTTTTATCTGTAGGACTTATACCAGAAAACGATCTTTCACAAAAGGCAGGGATTAAATTATCAAGGGTTACTTCAGGAGCTTTTGTGAATGAAAGTTTGCAAACCAGCGTGGAGGGCATATTTGCCTGTGGTAATGTGCTTCATGTACACGACTTAGTTGATAACGTTACTATTGAGAGCATGGCTGCAGGAGCAAATGCCGCGGAATATGTGAAAGGTAAAAAATTTGATAATAAAGGCATAGAAATTGTGCCTTCTAATGGAGTAAGATATACTGTACCAACTTATATAAATAGGGAAAATGTAAAAAAAGCTGTAGATGTAAGATTTAGAGTCGGCGATGTATTTGAAAATAGCTATGTATCTGCCTATTTTGATAATGAAAGAGAAATTCATATAAAAAAGAGTATTTTAACCCCAGGTGAAATGGAAACTATAAAAATTACAAAGCAGATGTTGGATAAACACAGTGATTGTAAGAAAATAGATGTAATGGTTGAGAGGTGATAGAGTATGAGTGAAGAGAGACAGTTAACCTGTATAGGATGTCCAAGGGGATGCTCTCTAAAAGTATATTTAGAGGGTACTACTGTAAAAAATGTAACTGGAAATGCCTGTAATAGAGGCTATGTATATGGCGAGAAGGAATGTACCAATCCAACTAGGATTGTGACTTCCTGCGTGAAAGTAAAGGATGGAGTTGAAAATGTTGTTTCTGTAAAGACTGAGCAGGATATTCCCAAAGGTAAAATATTTCAATGCCTGGAAGCACTTAAAGATGTAGTTGTAGAAGCACCTGTAGCAATAAATGATATAATAATAAGAGATGTGGCTGATACTGGTATAAATATTATAGCTACTAAAAATGTGGATGCAAAGTGAAATTCAAACTAGCTTGCTTAATTATAAATAAACAAGTTCGGGATTTAACATTCTCCTCCATCAATATATTTATTTTTTCTTATCAGATTTATAGATAACTATTCCAATGATAGTTAATGCAATAATAAATGAAATAATGACAATTGATCCCATGACGAGATTTATATGACCACTACGCTCTATTGAATTAAAAAAATTATTTAACATTTATATTCACTCCATATTATATTTACATTGAATAAACATAGTGTTTCCTATTTTTTAATATTTATGAATAATTGATTGCATTATTTAAATAAATATGGTAATATATGTATGAAATATAATCAACCTATTTGTGGGTAGTTCGTAATGACTACCTATTTTTTTGTGCAAAAGAAAAAATATATTTATGTGAATGTGTTATTAAGAATTATTTATTTGATAAAAGCTGGCAGCCTTTTGTTATAGTGTAAG from Clostridium pasteurianum BC1 includes:
- a CDS encoding NAD(P)/FAD-dependent oxidoreductase — encoded protein: MQQYDIVIIGGGPAGLAAAIKAKEEGIENILILERDNKLGGILNQCIHNGFGIHTFKEELTGPEYAQRFIDKAIYMKIPYKLNTMVIDLTEDKKITAVNDVDGIIEIQAKAIVLAMGCRERPRGAINIPGSRCAGVYSAGTAQKFVNIEGYMPGKEIVILGSGDIGLIMARRMTFEGAKVKAVVEVMPYSGGLKRNIVQCLDDYDIPLKLSHTVTNIKGKDRVEGVTIAEVDNNRKPIKGTEEFISCDTVLLSVGLIPENDLSQKAGIKLSRVTSGAFVNESLQTSVEGIFACGNVLHVHDLVDNVTIESMAAGANAAEYVKGKKFDNKGIEIVPSNGVRYTVPTYINRENVKKAVDVRFRVGDVFENSYVSAYFDNEREIHIKKSILTPGEMETIKITKQMLDKHSDCKKIDVMVER
- a CDS encoding DUF1667 domain-containing protein; this encodes MSEERQLTCIGCPRGCSLKVYLEGTTVKNVTGNACNRGYVYGEKECTNPTRIVTSCVKVKDGVENVVSVKTEQDIPKGKIFQCLEALKDVVVEAPVAINDIIIRDVADTGINIIATKNVDAK